The sequence below is a genomic window from Kitasatospora kifunensis.
GCGCGGCCAGCTTGCGGCCCAGCTCCTCCAGCATGGCGTCCGACCCCATCTTGGCCAGCTCGATCACCAGGCGCCCGGGCGGCAGCCCGCTCTCGCGCAGCGCACCGGCGATGGTCTCGTGGACGCCGGGGGCGCAGAGCCGCTCGGCGGTGAGCCGCACGGTGACCGGAACCGCGCCCACCGGGCCGCGCCCCGCGCCGCCGGGCCCCGCCGCCCCGCGCAGCGCCGCCTCGGCGATCGACTGCTTGAGCAGCCAGCGGGTGAACCGGCCCGCCGCATCGCCGGCCTCGGCCGCGCGCAGGAACTCGGCCGGGGTGAGCAGCAGCCCCTGGGCCGAACGCCAGCGGGCCAGCGCCTCCACTCCGGCCACCGCTCCGGTGCGCAGGTCCACCACGGGCTGGTGGTAGAGCGCGAAGCCGCCCTCGCGGACCGCCAGGCGCAGCCGGTCGTCCAGCTCCCTGCGGTGCTCCACATCGGCCCGCATCGCGGGGCTGTAGAGCACCACTCGGCCCTTGCCCTCGGACTTGGCCCGGTACATCGCGAGGTCGGCGTCGCGCATCAACTCGTCGGCCAGCACGGCCACCTCGCCCACCGGCTGGCCGTACTGGTCCAGGCCGCGCGGGCCGAAGGCGATCCCGATGCTGGCGGCCACCCCGAGTTCGGCGCCACCGATCCAGTACGGCTCGGAGAGCGCCAGGCGCAGCCGCTCGGCCAGCTCCTGCACCCGCAGCCGACCCAGCGGGCCGCAGACCAGCACGGCGAACTCGTCCCCGCCGAACCGCGCCACCGTGTCGCCGGTGCGCACGGTGGCCTGCAGCCGGCGGGCCGCCTGCACCAGCAGCTGGTCACCGACCTGGTGCCCGGCGCTGTCGTTGACCGCCTTGAAGCCGTCCAGGTCCAGGAAGATCACGGCCACCGTGCCGGGCTCCTGGTAGGGGTGCTCGCGCGGGGACTCCGCACCGTGCGGCTGGGGGCCGCGCCCGCCCAGCGCGGCGCGCAACCGCTCGGCGAACAGCGCCCGGTTGGGCAGGTCGGTGAGCGGGTCGTGGAAGGCGTTGTGCTGCAGCTGGGCCTGTAGCCGGACCCGCTCGGTGACGTCCCGGCTGTTCAGGATCAGCCCGTCGCGGTAGCGGTTGACGGTGGACTCCACGTGCAGCCACTCGCCACCGCCGGCCCGGATCCGGCACTCCACCCGGGCGCTGGGCTCCATCGCCCGGGGGACGGCGCGGTGCGCGGTGGGTGTGAGCTGGCGGGCCAGTCGCTGGCTGCGGGCCAGGAACCGGTGCACCTCGCCGACCACCCGGTCCGCGTCCTCGGGGTGCACCAGGTCCAGCAGCCGCCCGCCGACCAGCTCCTCCGGATCCCGGCTGTAGACCCCGAGGGCGGCCGGCGAGACGTAGGAGAGCACACCGTTGGCACCGGTGATCATGATCACGTCGCTGGACCCCTGCACCAGCGAGCGGAAGTGCGCCTCCTTCTGCGCCAGCTCCTGGGCCAGTGACAGGTTGTCGAGCAGCATGATGCCCTGACGGACAATCAGAGCCAGGCCGACCGTGCAGGCGACCACGATCACCACCCGGTCCATCGGATGACCTCCGAGGGCGTTGTCGAGGATGCCGGCCGTGCAGACCGCGGCGGCGGCGTACGGAGTCAGCGCGCTGAAGGTCGAGGCCACCCGGCGGCGTGGCAGACCGCCGGCCGAGGGGTGCTCACGACTCGGGTGCCCACGCCCGCGCCGAGCCGACCAGGGCGCCGAGGCGAGCAGCAGGCTGCCCGCGAACCAGCCCGCGTCCAGCAGGTTGCCGGAGTGGTAGCTGCCGCGCAGCGAGGGCGAGGTGAACAGGCCGTCGCAGACCACCGTGACCGCCAGACCCAGCATCGCGGTGTGCACGGCGGCCCGGTTGCCGTCCCGGCCGCGAAAACGCAGGCCGACCACGAGCGAGACCATCAGGATGTCCAGCACCGGATAGGCCAGGCCGAGGGCCAGCGCCATCGGATCGCCGACCTCGCCCTCCGCGGTGCGGCCCAGCGCCAGGCTCCAGCTGAGGGTGAAGAGCGAGCCGGCCACCATCCAGCCGTCCAGCAGCAGGCAGAACCAGCCGGCGGCGCCGCGGGGGCGCTGGGCCAGCACCAGCAGACCGGTGATCGCCAGCGGGGCGAAGAGCAGGAAGGCGTAGTCGGCCAGCGAGTCCGGCGGCAGGTCGGTGCGCAGCACCACCTCGTACCAGCCCCAGGTGCCGTTGCCGAGCGCCACGGTGGCCGAGGACAGGCCGAAGAGCAGCCAGGCCGGACGGGTCGGCCCCGGCACCGTGCAGCCGTGCGCCAGACAGGAGAGCGCGGCCGCCAGGGCCGCGCCGGCCAGTCCGAAGTCGCCCATGAACTTCGCCAGCGCCGGCGAGCCCCAGCCGGTGGCGGCGCCGATCGCGTAACCGGCGCAGAGCACCGCCAGCAGCACTCCGGGCAGCCGGCCCAGCGGCAGCAGCGGGCGGCGGCCCGGCGGCGGCCCGAGGGCGGATGCCCCAGCGGGCGCTGCGCCCCGGGCGGACGCCGGGGCGGCGGGCGCGGCGGGCGGCTCCGCCACCAGTCGGGGACGGGCAGGCAGCGTGCCCGCCTGGGCCGCACCGATCGGCGCTCCACCGATCTGCGCTCCACTGGCCTGCGCTCCACTGATTGGCGTCACACCGAGATGGGGCACGACGTCGGCCGGTCTCACCGGGCACCTCCCCCTCCGGTCCGGGGCATCGGCGGCGCCCCGGGCCGGCCGAGCCCGGTACCGCGTCGCCGTACCGGAGTTCGCCGCCGTACCGGAGTTCGCAGTACCGGGGTTCCCAGCCGGGACCCTACACCACTTCGGTCACTCAATGACACGCGCACTCAACTTAGAGTAATGGTCCGAGAGTAGGGATATGCACCCGCTTCCACCAGATCGGCCCGGTTGGCCGTAGCGCACGCCCTGGAGCACGCGCGCCGGGGCGCGTGCGTCCGTGCGCCGGACTACGCGCCGCCGACGGCCGGTAGCAGCTCGGGCTCCGGGAACAGCCGCAGCCGGTGGGCCAGCGCCGCCGCCTCGCCGCGCCCGGAGACCTCCAGCTTGGCCAGGATGTTGGAGACGTGCACGCTGGCCGTCTTCGGCGAGATGAAGAGCTCCTCGGCGATCTGGCGGTTCGTCCGGCCCTCGGTGAGCAGGCGCAGCACATCGGTCTCCCGAGGCGTCAGGTGGAAGGCCGCAGCGCCCTGCACCGGGCCGGCGACCGCGACCGCGGCACCCGGCGCCCGGTCGGCGCGGCCCGGCGCGGCCGGCCGCAGGACCCGGGCCACCCCGGCACGCTCGGCCAGTCGGGCGATCTCGCGGCCCAGTTCAAGATCCCCGCGAAGCCCGGCCAGCGGGCCCGCCTCGCGCAGCAGTTCGCCCGCCCGCTCGCGCTCACCGGCCGCGGCAGCCGCGCCGGCCGCGCCGAGCAGCGCGAGCACCAGCGGATACGGCAGCCCGGTGCCGCGCAGCGGCTCGATCGCGGCCGCCCAGTGCGCCGGGGTGTCGCTCCCCGTGGCCCTGGCCAACTCGGCCTCGGCCAGCGCCAACCAGCCCTGGTGCAGCGGGGAGAGCGGGCGCAGCCCGACCAGTTCGGCGGCGATCCGGCGCAGCACCTCGGGGCGCTGCGGGTCGGCGGCGGGCAGCCCACGCGTGTCGGCCTCCACCCCGGCGGCCCTGGCCAGCAGCGGCAGCAGGAGACCGGCGCGACCCGGTTGCGGGCCCGCAAGCGCCGCCAGCAGGGCGGCCCTGGCCTGCAGCGGGTGCCCGGCCCGCGCGGCCAACTCGATCTCCAGCACGGCGTTGGGCACCGCGTGCTGCGGCTGGTGCCGGTCGCCGACCCGGGCCAGCGCGAGGAACTCCTCGGCCCTGGCCTGCTCACCGCGGTGCAGCGCGAGTTCGCCGCGCAGCCGGAACAGGTAGGTGTCATAGGGTTCCGGACGCCCGTCGCCCTCCCAGCCGGCCAGCACCTGGGCGGCCTCGGCCGGCCGGCCGACCTGCAGCAGGCACTCGGCCAGGTTGCCGGCCAGCAGCGCCCCGGCGTTGCGCAGCAGACCGACGTCGCCGGCCACCGCCAGCCCCTCCCTGGCCGCCTCGACCCCCTCCTCGGCCCGTCCCAACTGGCCGAACAGGCTGGCCAGATTGTTCAGGCCGCGGGTCAGCAGGTCGGGCACGTCGAGCCGGCGGGCCCCCTCGATCGCCTCGCGCAGCACCGCGATGCCGTGCTCCGGGTCGCCGAACTCGGCGTGGAAGGAGCCGAGGGTCATCTGGGCATGCAGCTCCACGCTTCGCGCGCCGACCTGTCGGGCGATCGCCACCGCCTGCTCGGCCACCTCCAGATCGGCCTCGGTGGGGTGGTGGAGGAGCGCCTGGCCGGCCGCCAGGCCGTAGACGTCGGCCTTGACGGCCGAGGGCGGCGTGGACTCGACCAGGCGGCGGGCGTGCGCCAACTCCTGGTCGCCGCCCAGGCGATTGAGGTGGCCCAGCATCCGGGCCCGGTTCATCCGGAACCAGGCCGCGCGCAACGGGTTCTCGGCCTCGTCCACCAGCTTGAGGGCCCGCTTGGCCAGGCTCAGGCCGCGGTCCCGGTCGCCGGCCCGGCGGGCCGCGACCACCGCCTCGGCCAGCACGTCGACCAGGCGCAGCCGGTCGCACTCGGGGCCGCAGTCGGGCGGCTCGCAGCAGCACGGCGGGTACGTCTC
It includes:
- a CDS encoding helix-turn-helix transcriptional regulator; amino-acid sequence: MLSAVEQISVSPVFVGRGSEIASLTKALRRAAAGQPQALLVGGEAGVGKTRLLEEFLCQAERDGQAERQATVTMLGNCLEVGATGLPYAPMVTALRRLYRRLGPELEQAAAGMEGHLSRLLPEFGEADTEPNDEYGRARLFEHIARLFERLSVERTLVLAIEDLHWSDRSTRELLSYLISTLHRSRVLILATYRTDDLHRRHPLRPFLAELERQRTVHRLELDRFGQREVAAQLAGILGIEVPDRQLVARIHRRSEGNPFFVEELACSHQEGCSVGLSDSLRDILLVRVEALPEQTQRVLRIAAEGGSRIEHQLLEAVLASGREAAEDDLLDALRTAVGANILQPDKDGEGYRFRHALVREAVSDDLLPGERTRINRRFAEALEADPGLVGGDQHPARLANYWYHAHDPARALPSALDAARAARRRNAFAEQLSLLERAIELWDEVGEETLQTTLRPHDWAETYPPCCCEPPDCGPECDRLRLVDVLAEAVVAARRAGDRDRGLSLAKRALKLVDEAENPLRAAWFRMNRARMLGHLNRLGGDQELAHARRLVESTPPSAVKADVYGLAAGQALLHHPTEADLEVAEQAVAIARQVGARSVELHAQMTLGSFHAEFGDPEHGIAVLREAIEGARRLDVPDLLTRGLNNLASLFGQLGRAEEGVEAAREGLAVAGDVGLLRNAGALLAGNLAECLLQVGRPAEAAQVLAGWEGDGRPEPYDTYLFRLRGELALHRGEQARAEEFLALARVGDRHQPQHAVPNAVLEIELAARAGHPLQARAALLAALAGPQPGRAGLLLPLLARAAGVEADTRGLPAADPQRPEVLRRIAAELVGLRPLSPLHQGWLALAEAELARATGSDTPAHWAAAIEPLRGTGLPYPLVLALLGAAGAAAAAGERERAGELLREAGPLAGLRGDLELGREIARLAERAGVARVLRPAAPGRADRAPGAAVAVAGPVQGAAAFHLTPRETDVLRLLTEGRTNRQIAEELFISPKTASVHVSNILAKLEVSGRGEAAALAHRLRLFPEPELLPAVGGA
- a CDS encoding putative bifunctional diguanylate cyclase/phosphodiesterase, which produces MAEPPAAPAAPASARGAAPAGASALGPPPGRRPLLPLGRLPGVLLAVLCAGYAIGAATGWGSPALAKFMGDFGLAGAALAAALSCLAHGCTVPGPTRPAWLLFGLSSATVALGNGTWGWYEVVLRTDLPPDSLADYAFLLFAPLAITGLLVLAQRPRGAAGWFCLLLDGWMVAGSLFTLSWSLALGRTAEGEVGDPMALALGLAYPVLDILMVSLVVGLRFRGRDGNRAAVHTAMLGLAVTVVCDGLFTSPSLRGSYHSGNLLDAGWFAGSLLLASAPWSARRGRGHPSREHPSAGGLPRRRVASTFSALTPYAAAAVCTAGILDNALGGHPMDRVVIVVACTVGLALIVRQGIMLLDNLSLAQELAQKEAHFRSLVQGSSDVIMITGANGVLSYVSPAALGVYSRDPEELVGGRLLDLVHPEDADRVVGEVHRFLARSQRLARQLTPTAHRAVPRAMEPSARVECRIRAGGGEWLHVESTVNRYRDGLILNSRDVTERVRLQAQLQHNAFHDPLTDLPNRALFAERLRAALGGRGPQPHGAESPREHPYQEPGTVAVIFLDLDGFKAVNDSAGHQVGDQLLVQAARRLQATVRTGDTVARFGGDEFAVLVCGPLGRLRVQELAERLRLALSEPYWIGGAELGVAASIGIAFGPRGLDQYGQPVGEVAVLADELMRDADLAMYRAKSEGKGRVVLYSPAMRADVEHRRELDDRLRLAVREGGFALYHQPVVDLRTGAVAGVEALARWRSAQGLLLTPAEFLRAAEAGDAAGRFTRWLLKQSIAEAALRGAAGPGGAGRGPVGAVPVTVRLTAERLCAPGVHETIAGALRESGLPPGRLVIELAKMGSDAMLEELGRKLAALRRLGVGTALAGFGADSGSLSALARLPFDALKLDRTLVQELAENPRSRALAGHALRLGRELGLATGAEGVDQERQVTVLQELGCRHGQGLAFAQPLDEFRLRRALARRLYPLPRPLGAVSARLAYLSAADTRSGGRPEPGQGRLAHHHGAHEAADCQAATGIVPGSTAGPHGETPIPPA